In the Gemmatimonadota bacterium genome, one interval contains:
- a CDS encoding energy transducer TonB gives MMNKGAVLSLLVAGLITGSYLEFRMNQSDGVADTQVVEAEWRDDVPQTPVEPVEPSSPLVEELVPPPPPQPPAPLERQDIREAPTFTPYTVAPSITNRQDVVRAMEEAYPPLLRDAGIGGTIRVYFFIEADGTVGSVQIDQSSGHAALDDAALRVADVYRFSPAMNRDEAVPVWVSFAITFQVR, from the coding sequence ATGATGAACAAAGGAGCCGTATTGTCCCTGTTGGTCGCGGGGCTGATCACCGGCAGCTATCTCGAGTTCCGGATGAACCAGAGCGACGGCGTTGCTGATACGCAGGTCGTCGAGGCGGAGTGGCGTGACGACGTCCCACAGACTCCAGTCGAGCCGGTGGAGCCGTCCTCACCGCTGGTCGAGGAGTTGGTGCCGCCTCCGCCCCCACAACCACCTGCGCCGCTCGAGCGTCAAGACATCAGGGAGGCGCCGACCTTCACACCGTACACCGTAGCTCCTTCTATCACGAATCGGCAGGACGTCGTCCGGGCGATGGAAGAGGCGTATCCTCCGCTCCTGCGGGACGCCGGGATCGGGGGCACCATTCGGGTCTATTTCTTCATCGAGGCGGACGGTACCGTCGGAAGCGTGCAGATCGACCAGTCGTCCGGCCACGCCGCGCTCGATGATGCGGCGCTGCGTGTCGCAGACGTATACCGGTTCAGCCCGGCGATGAACCGCGACGAGGCGGTTCCGGTGTGGGTGAGCTTCGCGATCACGTTCCAGGTTCGGTAG
- a CDS encoding mechanosensitive ion channel: MQESLNQMLETAWTYLPNLAAATAILVGGWLVARILAAVVRRVLNRTELDNRLAAWIGGERGAALPIENIFGKAVFYLVMLFVLVAFFQALKLDLITEPLNALLTQLSEFAPRVLGAAGLLILAWVVATALRRVVSGAMSAANLDVRLGERTLEEGGSLPLSRTLADAVYWLVFLLFLPAFLGALAIEGLLAPVQGLTDQILSFLPNLLAAGLIFAIGWFVARLVQRIVTNLLAAARADSLPERLGIEGMGSLKVSNLVGLVLYVLILIPVVISSLNALQLDAITNPASAMLASILNTVPGLFAAALVLLIAYVAGKLVSGLITNVLASAGFDGVLAKLGFKGADRPGGRSLSEIAGSLTLVAIMVLATVEAANMIGFVSLNEVLRGLIEFGGQVLLGLLIFGIGLWLSGLAATTVRDSGVGQADTLAIASRVSILVLAGAMALRQMGLGERIIELAFGLSLGAVAVSVALAFGLGSRDIAAEQVRRWRDGARS; this comes from the coding sequence ATGCAAGAGAGTCTTAATCAGATGCTCGAAACCGCTTGGACCTATTTGCCGAACCTGGCAGCCGCGACGGCCATTCTTGTCGGCGGCTGGCTGGTCGCCCGCATTTTGGCTGCGGTCGTTCGCAGAGTCCTGAATCGTACCGAGCTGGACAACCGCCTGGCGGCTTGGATCGGGGGAGAACGTGGAGCGGCACTCCCGATCGAGAACATATTCGGGAAGGCAGTCTTCTATCTCGTCATGCTCTTCGTACTGGTCGCGTTCTTTCAGGCGCTTAAGCTGGACCTCATCACCGAGCCGCTGAACGCGCTGCTTACGCAGCTCTCCGAGTTCGCACCGCGGGTCCTCGGCGCGGCAGGTCTTCTGATCCTGGCATGGGTGGTCGCCACCGCACTCCGTCGCGTCGTGTCCGGAGCCATGTCGGCCGCGAACCTCGACGTGAGGTTGGGCGAGAGAACGCTCGAGGAGGGCGGTAGCCTACCCCTCAGCCGTACTCTCGCAGACGCCGTGTATTGGCTGGTTTTTCTCCTCTTCCTTCCGGCGTTTCTGGGCGCGCTGGCCATCGAGGGGCTCCTCGCACCCGTACAGGGCCTCACAGATCAGATTCTGTCTTTCCTGCCCAATCTCCTGGCCGCTGGCCTGATCTTCGCCATCGGTTGGTTCGTCGCCCGTCTGGTGCAGCGCATCGTCACGAACCTGCTCGCCGCCGCACGGGCGGACTCGCTGCCCGAGCGACTCGGTATCGAGGGCATGGGGAGCTTGAAGGTCTCGAACCTCGTCGGACTCGTGCTCTACGTCCTGATTCTGATCCCGGTCGTGATCTCGTCTCTCAACGCGCTTCAGCTCGACGCGATCACGAACCCGGCGAGCGCCATGCTGGCCAGCATCTTGAACACGGTTCCAGGCCTGTTTGCGGCGGCTCTGGTGCTCCTCATCGCTTACGTAGCGGGCAAGCTCGTGAGCGGACTCATTACGAATGTGCTGGCCAGTGCTGGATTCGACGGCGTTTTGGCAAAGCTCGGTTTCAAGGGCGCCGACCGGCCGGGCGGACGTTCGCTCTCGGAGATCGCCGGCTCGCTGACGCTGGTGGCCATCATGGTCTTGGCCACCGTCGAAGCGGCCAACATGATCGGTTTCGTGTCTTTGAACGAGGTTCTGAGGGGTTTAATCGAGTTCGGCGGCCAGGTGCTGCTTGGTCTCCTGATCTTCGGGATCGGCCTTTGGCTCTCCGGCCTGGCGGCCACGACTGTAAGGGACAGCGGCGTCGGGCAGGCCGATACACTCGCGATCGCGTCGCGGGTCTCGATCCTGGTGCTTGCCGGCGCAATGGCTCTCAGGCAGATGGGGCTGGGCGAGCGGATCATCGAGCTCGCGTTCGGTCTCTCGCTCGGCGCCGTCGCGGTCTCAGTCGCGCTGGCTTTCGGGCTCGGCAGCCGGGACATCGCCGCTGAACAGGTGCGACGCTGGAGGGACGGCGCTCGGAGCTGA
- a CDS encoding endonuclease/exonuclease/phosphatase family protein, protein MDPTRRHRLVRWTANLRRPASRSTIDRGLWWGTAVYSGVTLLALAMIWLWSDLWWPATTLLFGPRWVLLVPLMGLVPLALRRDRAITVPLAVIGVLLLGPVVGLRTGWRDLLRSEDPAGDLRVASFNVAGGESITKGPTALMLEWDTDLAAFQECRGAFREAVSFLSDFHTDVRNDLCLVSRFEILEVRQMERESFRLAGGSALVMTYVLDIEGEEVYLTNLHLETPRAGLTLMREGDLERGIDRMSEKSALRAIELRAARGWVGQFVGPSLVVGDFNTPAESTIYREVWSDWQNSFSLLGHGLGGTRLNGWIRARIDHILVDDDWIVIGAELGRDVGSDHRPILATVRRD, encoded by the coding sequence GTGGACCCGACGAGGCGGCACCGACTGGTTCGTTGGACCGCGAATCTTCGAAGGCCGGCGAGCCGGTCCACGATAGATCGTGGCCTCTGGTGGGGCACGGCGGTCTACTCGGGCGTGACGCTCTTGGCGCTAGCGATGATCTGGCTGTGGAGTGATCTCTGGTGGCCGGCGACCACCCTGCTGTTTGGCCCTCGGTGGGTCCTGCTGGTTCCTTTGATGGGATTGGTGCCTTTGGCGTTGCGCCGGGATCGGGCCATCACCGTACCCCTCGCGGTCATCGGAGTCTTGCTGCTCGGGCCGGTGGTGGGGCTTCGGACGGGTTGGCGCGATCTGCTCCGGTCGGAAGACCCGGCCGGAGATCTCCGGGTGGCGAGCTTCAACGTCGCCGGCGGCGAGTCGATCACTAAAGGGCCGACGGCACTCATGCTGGAATGGGACACCGATCTCGCGGCCTTTCAGGAGTGCCGGGGGGCGTTTCGGGAGGCCGTTTCGTTCCTATCCGACTTCCATACGGACGTGCGAAACGACCTCTGCCTCGTCAGCCGCTTCGAGATCCTCGAGGTGCGGCAGATGGAGCGAGAGAGCTTCCGACTGGCAGGGGGCTCGGCCCTCGTGATGACGTACGTTCTGGACATCGAGGGGGAGGAGGTCTACCTGACCAACCTCCACCTCGAGACCCCCCGGGCTGGACTCACCCTGATGCGTGAGGGCGACCTCGAACGTGGGATCGACCGGATGAGCGAGAAGTCGGCTCTGCGTGCAATCGAGCTTCGGGCCGCACGCGGCTGGGTAGGCCAGTTCGTCGGTCCGAGCCTGGTGGTGGGCGACTTCAACACCCCGGCCGAGAGTACGATCTACAGAGAGGTGTGGTCCGATTGGCAAAACTCGTTCTCGCTGTTGGGCCACGGACTGGGAGGCACGCGCTTGAACGGATGGATCCGGGCTCGCATCGACCACATTCTGGTAGACGACGACTGGATTGTCATCGGGGCGGAGCTGGGAAGAGACGTGGGCTCGGATCATCGTCCCATCCTTGCCACCGTCCGTCGGGATTGA